The following proteins are encoded in a genomic region of Chloracidobacterium sp.:
- a CDS encoding DUF402 domain-containing protein produces MVKFDGNRLDVRGTFEHTVEHPDLGRIVRGTLSYERFWLDRWYNVFRFEEPDGSFRNSYFNIAMPPSFNGSIIDFVDLDIDIVVWADGSRQILDRDEFDTNAAKFGYPEGVVAMALKTLDDVLSELETGYESWIRRA; encoded by the coding sequence TTGGTTAAGTTCGACGGGAACCGGCTCGATGTTCGGGGCACCTTCGAACACACGGTCGAGCATCCTGACCTTGGGCGGATCGTTCGAGGTACATTATCATACGAGCGTTTTTGGCTTGATCGTTGGTACAACGTTTTTCGCTTCGAAGAACCCGACGGCTCGTTCCGCAATTCTTACTTCAACATCGCGATGCCGCCGTCGTTCAACGGCTCAATCATAGACTTCGTCGATCTCGACATAGATATCGTCGTTTGGGCTGACGGCAGCAGACAGATCCTCGATCGTGATGAGTTTGACACGAACGCGGCCAAATTCGGCTATCCTGAAGGCGTGGTCGCGATGGCACTCAAGACGTTAGACGATGTGCTGAGTGAATTGGAAACCGGCTATGAGAGCTGGATACGCAGAGCGTAG
- a CDS encoding FHA domain-containing protein: MSVLDKVRSWIDGDSSERVLEQAARDAQVKPHSKAEEFIVEIARAVGSVMQAEMVPLPQGTVIIPSEYTICMSAEDDKDWQGVKRRGLEQGLYHVLASHAKELAGKRKLETRSFVIGFRIDATLAKGDVSVQHSWDDPEASKTGVLARPATQRTQANPPQASIPAAGNAERATVASLKVPTSEVRKQAIIPTDMPASRIEQAQPLEDSEEMTRVATRAKEFYRLEVWRNGVRQAVVPIYKEQVVVGRGSKSKPVDITLAGDVEVSRRHLSIGADGKGGFWIVNEGKNPAALGDRELPAGQRVAVTPGTIISVCSYALRIQLS, encoded by the coding sequence ATGAGTGTTCTGGATAAGGTCAGGAGTTGGATAGACGGCGATTCGTCGGAACGTGTGCTCGAGCAGGCCGCCCGCGATGCGCAGGTCAAGCCGCATAGTAAGGCTGAGGAGTTCATCGTTGAGATCGCACGTGCAGTAGGATCTGTCATGCAGGCCGAAATGGTACCCTTACCGCAAGGTACGGTAATAATTCCAAGCGAATACACGATCTGCATGAGTGCCGAAGATGATAAGGATTGGCAGGGCGTTAAACGCCGCGGCCTTGAGCAAGGCCTTTATCACGTTCTTGCTTCACATGCTAAGGAACTCGCCGGAAAACGAAAGCTTGAAACACGGTCGTTCGTCATCGGATTTCGCATCGATGCTACGCTTGCAAAAGGCGACGTGAGCGTTCAGCACAGTTGGGATGACCCGGAAGCGAGTAAGACCGGCGTACTTGCACGTCCCGCGACGCAGCGAACTCAGGCGAACCCTCCGCAGGCGAGTATTCCCGCGGCCGGCAACGCAGAACGCGCAACGGTCGCAAGCCTAAAGGTTCCGACCTCAGAAGTGCGAAAACAAGCGATCATTCCGACGGATATGCCTGCCTCTCGCATCGAACAGGCACAGCCGCTGGAGGATTCGGAAGAAATGACGCGGGTGGCCACCCGCGCTAAAGAATTCTACCGCCTCGAGGTGTGGCGAAACGGTGTACGCCAAGCGGTTGTTCCCATCTACAAGGAGCAGGTCGTGGTCGGCAGAGGTTCCAAGTCGAAGCCGGTCGATATCACGCTGGCGGGTGATGTCGAGGTAAGCCGCCGTCACCTTTCGATCGGTGCTGACGGCAAGGGTGGTTTCTGGATCGTCAACGAGGGCAAGAATCCGGCAGCATTGGGAGATCGGGAGCTACCTGCGGGACAGCGCGTAGCCGTAACGCCCGGCACAATAATATCTGTTTGCAGCTACGCTCTGCGTATCCAGCTCTCATAG
- a CDS encoding protein kinase: MRELSLSNCRIDRRFEVRQALGKGSYAEIYVASDALASPQSPHKQVVIKALNVFLQDDLDRDLERTLVENFQNEALALDRVRHPNIISRLGHGTARDLAGTVFHYLVLEYLSGGDLQNAVRKRALPIDAVFRYVEQICAGLGHAHRNGVIHRDIKPQNLLLTGDLATVKIADFGVARFTLADSPITRVGTNIYAPPEHSPLSSGTYEPSDLTPAADVYSLAKTLYTLVTREAPRQYSGRPITDLPEEFRYESWAGALITVLRHATADLPSSRPQSVDAFWEELNAVSLLLDGAEPETVLRRRDSLPQAHVSRGYTPIIPAQPVFEIELPRSQPLYQAPVKEAAPIYSPLAPKGSVHAQAVRGSSGTATPAPKKKNFLRVLAVFIILAASFVGLLFGTAQYMRTKGILPSVGLPGSSYKTGVATTDVFLRAGPSADNPKVGLVTKDSKVRVVNTQNNWYQVEVIQQGRERSGSDQQTKGWLNGKYLDMDGN; encoded by the coding sequence ATGAGAGAACTTTCACTCAGCAATTGTCGGATCGACCGTCGCTTCGAGGTGCGCCAAGCCCTCGGAAAGGGCAGCTATGCCGAGATCTATGTCGCGAGTGACGCCCTCGCGTCGCCGCAGTCGCCGCACAAACAGGTCGTTATCAAGGCTCTGAACGTATTTCTTCAGGATGATCTCGACCGTGATCTAGAACGTACTTTGGTCGAAAATTTTCAGAACGAGGCTCTCGCGCTAGATCGCGTCCGCCATCCCAATATCATCAGCCGCCTCGGCCACGGCACTGCCCGCGACCTTGCAGGAACGGTCTTTCACTATCTCGTGCTCGAGTATCTGTCGGGCGGAGATCTCCAGAATGCGGTGCGCAAGCGAGCTTTGCCCATCGATGCCGTATTCCGCTATGTCGAGCAGATATGTGCGGGCCTTGGTCATGCACATCGCAACGGCGTGATACATCGAGATATAAAGCCCCAGAACCTGCTTCTTACCGGTGATCTTGCTACTGTAAAGATCGCCGACTTCGGCGTTGCCAGATTTACGCTTGCAGATTCACCTATAACGCGTGTCGGTACGAATATCTACGCTCCGCCCGAGCACAGCCCGCTTTCTAGCGGGACCTATGAACCGTCGGATCTGACGCCGGCAGCGGATGTCTATTCGCTCGCGAAAACACTTTATACGCTCGTAACCCGCGAGGCACCCAGGCAATATTCCGGCCGGCCGATCACGGATCTGCCGGAAGAATTTCGATACGAGTCTTGGGCCGGTGCGTTGATCACTGTGCTGCGTCACGCAACCGCAGATCTGCCGTCAAGCAGGCCGCAAAGCGTTGATGCGTTCTGGGAGGAACTCAACGCGGTTTCGCTCTTGCTTGACGGAGCGGAACCCGAGACCGTTCTTCGACGCCGCGACAGTCTGCCGCAGGCACATGTTTCTCGCGGCTATACGCCGATCATACCGGCGCAGCCTGTCTTTGAGATAGAGCTGCCGCGAAGTCAACCTTTGTACCAGGCTCCCGTCAAAGAAGCCGCACCGATCTACTCGCCGTTGGCTCCGAAAGGGTCGGTGCACGCTCAAGCTGTGCGAGGATCGAGCGGCACGGCAACACCCGCGCCGAAGAAAAAGAACTTCCTGCGTGTCCTTGCTGTCTTTATCATTTTGGCGGCCAGTTTTGTAGGACTTTTGTTCGGCACGGCGCAATATATGCGTACAAAGGGAATCTTACCCTCGGTTGGTCTTCCCGGATCGAGCTATAAGACCGGCGTGGCAACAACGGACGTCTTTTTGCGTGCAGGCCCGAGCGCCGATAACCCAAAGGTCGGCCTCGTGACAAAGGACTCAAAGGTAAGAGTTGTAAATACGCAAAATAACTGGTATCAAGTTGAAGTGATACAGCAAGGCCGCGAAAGGAGCGGTTCCGATCAGCAGACAAAGGGCTGGCTTAACGGAAAGTACCTCGATATGGACGGCAATTAG
- a CDS encoding pilus assembly PilX N-terminal domain-containing protein, translating into MRTAEGNRVVGITPKREAERGSAIVICLFVLALITVFVAVALTRSSTEAMAVGNETADSRTFYAAQGSLEMMTRNFNKIFETKLNPTVADLNSIRTAGVPGLANYTFAQELDMTSARQNIVLNGGPYSGLYAIRDNWRLRTTTTDQNGVQVQLTRNVLNSRIPIFQFGVFYDDDLELFRPPLFSFGGRVHTNGNFFISPGDDGVYFDSKVTATHEIITQTWRNWYTGDSGNNKTYIKNASGSFKQLLPTNGSVHNTTSGASNNIFASNPDMPPSKVNPSFKTNAAIFDGNLEAGAPKLRLPLKVGYPTDLVEMVKRGKSIGDLFKNSLGVLAPVTAADADDDILRTERYANKFGIRVSLADSKAKLPGCASGIGTAAITGVCGVRLDGDSAGGGADPTSDARGYQPKPMKLSPSDTTWGYRGTRLNGERFYIGGQVPGREVWIKVELVSIDQATQTTIAKDVTQDFLSLGITDEASSALNIDGYTGTREYSNNGTPSSPSGNLTSASPQSALTYPDSRAIIKLQRFEIPGPAIPGGSNALTSWGSGSAATNAVARFGFTGLSGSATNQMNQRRTLIANGCPTSGTPRCTNSDADYGLDGDAYRENVAHLKLATVNSGYAAIVPIPIKMFDTREGEYYDERSTTYYNNLSRVTRNGVMTMVDIDIANLRRFLRGDFNGLFPTDTPLATAKGGIGLMSGDVPSREGWIFYVSDRRGDADFDGELDMEDILSPAPGNTSTMQVGEDVNNDGLLNTSYGVETEKYNTNTSAPDLAAVQDHKYYRRGVRAINASTVPGIYDSATPANTMGFSFSSENGIYIRGNYDATGLTTPPSTGNSPYSNYLPQGGGTNGWLHIPTSVVGDAVTILSNAWNDAESFTYPYDETRRVASETTIRFAMIAGDTVASKQLSINQGGISPNLNGGVHNFKRFLETWLNQSTSVRQRLNYAGSLINLFNSRNNNGSFKCCNTVYEPPVRNWVFDSAFLDPARLPPGTPFFQYVQTTGFQRTND; encoded by the coding sequence ATGAGAACCGCAGAAGGAAATAGAGTTGTTGGAATAACCCCGAAACGGGAAGCGGAGCGTGGCTCCGCCATCGTTATTTGTCTGTTCGTACTTGCTTTGATCACCGTCTTCGTGGCGGTAGCTCTTACGCGCTCATCTACCGAGGCGATGGCGGTAGGCAATGAAACCGCTGATTCGCGCACGTTTTATGCCGCTCAGGGCAGTCTCGAAATGATGACGCGTAATTTCAATAAGATATTCGAGACAAAACTAAATCCTACGGTTGCCGATCTTAATTCGATCAGGACCGCAGGTGTCCCGGGACTTGCGAATTACACCTTCGCCCAAGAGCTCGATATGACGTCAGCACGGCAAAATATCGTTCTGAACGGCGGGCCGTACAGCGGTCTTTATGCGATCCGTGATAACTGGCGGCTCAGGACCACTACGACCGATCAAAACGGGGTGCAGGTGCAGTTGACGCGAAACGTTTTGAACAGTCGAATTCCGATCTTTCAGTTCGGTGTGTTCTATGACGACGACCTCGAGCTTTTCAGGCCGCCGCTGTTCAGTTTCGGCGGCCGCGTTCATACGAACGGCAATTTCTTTATCTCGCCGGGCGACGATGGTGTCTACTTCGATTCTAAGGTAACCGCCACACACGAGATAATCACGCAAACCTGGCGCAATTGGTACACGGGCGACTCAGGCAACAACAAGACCTATATCAAAAATGCGTCAGGATCTTTCAAACAGCTATTGCCGACAAACGGAAGTGTACACAATACAACGTCGGGCGCTTCAAACAATATCTTTGCTTCCAACCCGGATATGCCGCCGAGCAAGGTCAATCCGAGTTTTAAGACAAATGCCGCGATCTTTGACGGCAATCTTGAAGCCGGTGCTCCAAAACTGAGACTTCCGCTGAAGGTGGGCTACCCGACCGACCTTGTCGAGATGGTCAAGCGCGGCAAATCGATCGGCGACCTGTTCAAGAATTCGCTTGGCGTGCTTGCGCCCGTAACCGCTGCTGATGCCGACGATGACATCCTTCGCACTGAGCGTTATGCGAACAAATTCGGCATTCGAGTAAGTCTTGCCGACAGCAAGGCAAAACTTCCGGGCTGCGCGTCAGGAATAGGTACGGCGGCGATCACCGGTGTTTGCGGCGTAAGGCTTGACGGAGACTCGGCCGGCGGCGGAGCCGATCCGACCTCGGACGCCCGCGGTTATCAGCCAAAACCGATGAAGCTTTCGCCATCGGATACGACGTGGGGTTATCGAGGAACCCGCCTTAACGGCGAGCGATTCTACATTGGCGGTCAGGTTCCGGGACGCGAGGTCTGGATCAAGGTCGAACTTGTCTCGATAGATCAGGCGACACAGACGACGATAGCGAAAGACGTAACACAAGACTTTCTCAGCCTCGGGATCACTGACGAGGCATCGTCTGCCTTGAATATCGACGGCTACACGGGTACGCGGGAATATAGCAATAACGGTACGCCGTCGAGCCCAAGCGGCAATCTGACGAGTGCGTCGCCCCAGAGCGCACTTACATACCCTGATTCACGAGCGATCATCAAGCTTCAGCGATTCGAGATTCCCGGCCCTGCAATTCCGGGCGGCAGTAACGCGCTGACCTCATGGGGAAGCGGTTCTGCAGCGACGAACGCGGTTGCTAGGTTCGGCTTTACGGGACTATCCGGAAGCGCGACCAACCAAATGAATCAACGCCGCACTTTGATCGCGAACGGCTGTCCGACGAGCGGTACGCCTAGATGCACGAATTCAGATGCTGATTACGGCTTAGATGGGGATGCCTACCGCGAAAATGTTGCGCACCTGAAACTCGCAACTGTCAATAGCGGTTACGCTGCGATCGTGCCGATACCGATCAAGATGTTCGACACGCGCGAGGGCGAATATTATGATGAGCGGAGCACGACCTATTATAACAACCTGAGCAGGGTAACGCGGAATGGCGTGATGACGATGGTCGATATTGATATTGCGAATCTACGGCGTTTCCTTCGTGGTGATTTCAATGGCCTTTTCCCGACGGACACTCCGCTCGCAACCGCAAAAGGCGGCATCGGGCTAATGTCGGGCGATGTGCCGTCTCGTGAAGGCTGGATCTTCTATGTATCCGACCGGCGCGGCGACGCCGATTTTGACGGCGAATTGGATATGGAGGACATTCTGAGTCCGGCTCCGGGCAATACCTCCACAATGCAGGTCGGCGAAGACGTCAATAATGATGGCTTGCTGAACACCTCATACGGTGTGGAAACGGAGAAGTATAATACGAATACATCTGCACCGGATCTGGCGGCTGTGCAGGATCATAAGTATTATCGCCGCGGCGTACGAGCGATCAACGCAAGCACGGTGCCGGGCATTTATGACTCTGCGACTCCGGCAAATACGATGGGATTCAGCTTCTCATCCGAGAACGGTATCTACATTCGCGGCAACTATGATGCGACAGGGTTAACAACTCCGCCCTCAACCGGCAACTCGCCCTACTCTAACTACCTTCCGCAAGGCGGAGGAACGAACGGATGGCTGCACATACCTACCTCGGTCGTGGGCGACGCCGTAACGATCCTTTCAAATGCGTGGAACGATGCCGAGAGTTTTACTTACCCTTATGACGAGACGAGGCGCGTCGCATCGGAAACGACGATCAGGTTTGCAATGATCGCCGGCGATACCGTGGCTTCGAAACAGCTCAGCATCAACCAAGGAGGCATCTCACCGAACCTGAACGGCGGTGTCCATAATTTTAAGCGCTTCCTGGAGACATGGTTGAATCAAAGCACCTCTGTAAGGCAAAGGCTCAATTACGCCGGATCGCTGATCAATCTCTTCAACTCGCGAAACAACAATGGTTCTTTCAAATGCTGTAACACGGTGTACGAGCCGCCGGTCCGTAACTGGGTGTTCGACTCGGCCTTCCTCGATCCGGCACGCTTGCCTCCGGGGACGCCGTTCTTCCAGTATGTGCAGACTACGGGATTTCAGAGAACGAACGACTAG
- a CDS encoding prepilin-type N-terminal cleavage/methylation domain-containing protein, whose protein sequence is MKRDRKFIQDLGQAGFSLVELTISMVVFLIVTGSVFGLLQVARESKTVVNENTSLNKSLRMAMSTVGKDTYNAGYGYPLKNTVFLADNRLANLLGIPPDVDTSRDTVAPIIAGNNITLNTYNTNPNIRTDQVTFLFKDNTFNPIGGISQPLNINAATTTGTGIDEIVPLSGSNSLCRVNDLYLVSGNTGSTLAVSTALSGSNKIQFANGDVLGFNQTGASGPLRAITVPASIQRVSMVTYFVTSDGTLTRREYVNRPPALPAVGFVDEPLVFGVEDFQIVYLMDDGSETENPLAGPDGIPGTADDTPTNLAAVRQIRYTISTRSTEMNATGHPFRTSLTSTFSTRNLGYDAN, encoded by the coding sequence ATGAAACGCGATCGTAAATTTATACAAGACCTCGGCCAAGCGGGTTTCTCACTGGTAGAACTCACCATTTCAATGGTCGTTTTTCTCATCGTTACCGGTTCTGTCTTTGGCCTTCTGCAGGTTGCACGAGAGAGCAAGACGGTGGTCAATGAGAACACCTCGCTCAACAAGAGCCTACGGATGGCGATGAGCACAGTCGGTAAGGATACATATAACGCGGGTTACGGGTATCCGCTGAAGAACACGGTATTTTTGGCCGACAACCGATTGGCGAACCTGCTCGGAATACCGCCGGATGTGGACACAAGCCGCGACACGGTTGCACCTATCATTGCCGGTAATAACATAACGCTGAACACCTACAATACGAATCCCAATATTCGTACGGATCAAGTTACGTTCCTTTTTAAGGACAATACCTTTAATCCTATCGGCGGCATTTCACAGCCGTTGAACATCAATGCGGCGACAACTACCGGAACGGGGATCGACGAGATCGTTCCGCTGTCCGGAAGTAATTCATTGTGCCGCGTGAATGACCTTTATCTGGTATCGGGTAATACGGGGTCAACGCTGGCTGTCTCAACAGCCCTCAGCGGTTCGAACAAGATACAGTTCGCAAACGGTGACGTACTCGGCTTCAACCAGACCGGAGCGAGCGGCCCATTGCGTGCGATAACTGTTCCGGCGAGTATTCAGCGTGTGAGTATGGTCACATATTTCGTCACGAGCGATGGTACGCTGACCCGCCGCGAATACGTGAACAGGCCGCCGGCATTGCCGGCAGTTGGCTTTGTAGATGAGCCGTTGGTCTTTGGGGTAGAGGATTTCCAGATCGTCTATTTGATGGACGACGGATCGGAGACCGAAAATCCTCTCGCAGGGCCTGATGGTATCCCCGGAACAGCGGACGACACGCCGACAAATCTCGCGGCCGTTCGACAGATACGATACACGATCAGCACGCGATCGACAGAGATGAACGCTACCGGTCACCCTTTCCGAACATCGCTTACCTCAACATTCAGCACCCGAAATTTGGGCTACGACGCAAATTAG
- a CDS encoding prepilin-type N-terminal cleavage/methylation domain-containing protein — MEAKLQRFSSSVSAAIGGRSSAGFSAIELLVVVAVLAVVLTISIPYFMSYRRLYRSDDQAIRVMDLLREANQLAITRRRTMRFEIDLTDNRLLIIDEAGTDPDVLLKAIPLDKTADVRMDVNPNGVAKPNPPNYPNATYAIDGLGHTEGANSVIGHTVWAARFQRDGSAVNAAGTPISATLYIWPPATPGNPNARNAGEVRAITIFGGSSAVRYWKYTGSTFVGVLN, encoded by the coding sequence ATGGAGGCAAAGCTACAACGGTTTAGTTCGTCCGTTTCGGCGGCTATTGGAGGCCGAAGCTCAGCAGGGTTTTCGGCAATTGAACTATTGGTCGTGGTCGCCGTACTTGCGGTAGTTCTGACGATCTCCATTCCGTATTTCATGAGCTACCGGCGGCTCTATCGTTCGGACGATCAGGCGATCAGGGTGATGGATCTTCTGCGTGAGGCCAATCAACTCGCCATCACACGTCGCCGTACTATGCGGTTCGAGATCGACCTCACGGACAATCGCTTGCTTATCATTGACGAGGCAGGCACCGATCCGGACGTTCTGCTTAAAGCGATCCCGCTTGATAAGACCGCCGATGTGAGGATGGATGTGAATCCGAACGGCGTTGCAAAGCCGAACCCGCCCAATTATCCGAATGCGACCTATGCAATTGACGGACTTGGGCACACAGAAGGGGCGAACTCGGTAATCGGCCATACGGTCTGGGCCGCGCGTTTTCAGCGTGACGGTTCGGCCGTGAATGCCGCAGGCACGCCGATCAGCGCGACGCTTTACATTTGGCCGCCCGCAACGCCGGGTAATCCGAACGCCCGCAACGCCGGCGAGGTTCGAGCGATCACGATATTCGGCGGGAGTTCGGCGGTTCGTTACTGGAAGTACACAGGCAGCACATTTGTCGGAGTACTAAATTAG
- a CDS encoding FHA domain-containing protein, translating to MADWLFKGVLAKLGDKFDSFTGRKLAPSGSLATSGIIERIKMLLDSEAIEVPGKGKVVPNNIRLKMQWDKFASDDDKSIDRLQAVLLAAAVDHINDSLYYTYAPVSLVISDDYFVEGIKLIAGFDGTNDDGREVTMDLAPSHDDHPLAEDETQAKLPRLRELSVRYRLAGREVAAKIEVQDDGRVSVGRGSGNKLSINDPGVSTMHATILIGEQGEISVADIGSTNGTFINDKRIAYGKVHALSPTDRLRFGTVEVSLEVVITQPQAEPIPEVVTDGNSVEINGFEFREKSSAQPTAANTGAESVSNTATTIAFEADHDAPETDDSGKLPGGSE from the coding sequence ATGGCCGACTGGCTGTTCAAGGGCGTATTGGCAAAGCTTGGCGATAAATTCGACAGCTTCACCGGGCGCAAATTGGCGCCTTCCGGCAGCCTTGCGACGAGCGGTATTATCGAGCGGATAAAGATGCTTTTGGACTCGGAGGCGATCGAGGTGCCGGGCAAAGGCAAGGTAGTGCCGAATAATATCCGGCTGAAAATGCAGTGGGATAAATTCGCCTCTGACGATGACAAGAGTATCGATAGACTTCAGGCCGTACTACTCGCAGCGGCCGTTGATCACATAAATGACTCGCTTTATTACACTTATGCTCCGGTATCACTGGTAATTTCCGATGACTATTTCGTTGAAGGTATAAAGCTCATTGCCGGCTTTGACGGCACCAATGACGACGGCCGCGAGGTTACAATGGATCTCGCTCCGTCGCACGATGATCATCCGCTCGCCGAAGATGAAACTCAAGCCAAGCTCCCGCGATTGCGTGAACTTTCGGTTCGCTACAGACTTGCAGGCCGTGAGGTTGCCGCAAAGATCGAAGTTCAAGACGATGGAAGGGTTTCCGTAGGGCGCGGCAGCGGGAACAAACTCTCGATAAACGATCCGGGCGTATCGACAATGCACGCAACAATACTCATCGGAGAGCAAGGCGAGATATCGGTTGCAGATATCGGCTCTACGAACGGCACCTTTATCAACGATAAGCGGATCGCCTATGGCAAAGTTCACGCACTTTCGCCAACGGACCGTTTACGTTTCGGCACCGTGGAAGTTTCGCTCGAGGTTGTCATCACGCAGCCGCAGGCCGAGCCAATTCCTGAGGTCGTTACCGACGGAAATTCGGTTGAGATCAACGGCTTCGAGTTCAGAGAAAAGTCCTCGGCCCAACCTACTGCAGCAAACACGGGCGCCGAGAGCGTCTCGAATACAGCAACCACTATCGCTTTTGAAGCGGACCATGACGCACCGGAAACTGATGATAGCGGAAAGTTGCCGGGAGGATCTGAATGA
- a CDS encoding FtsW/RodA/SpoVE family cell cycle protein, whose amino-acid sequence MKNRTLFHLLLLSAIVVLTAVAHYSIYYGALIRGYETGFMTAFRNVALIGLLAILPIPIRYFLRYQGNWTMYTACVLLFSIGLTVQYRLFSDREYVADIPAAERAKVESANLTDREKRSQMLKLKLQAIARERDAKIRTVQMRYIKENYSPEKKQMMGLPPTPAEPVDLSQETFRPAGGTLSGVALSGNTLIPIFAIFLMVLAFLAMRREDTLTFLKNNGFLIVLLTLLPLLFAAITSRAGKSVGNMTPWEPAKIPFLIGFAALLAALYRNLSRTYWGIPRAKDVLPLLFMALVPFLPFFVLKDFGQMMVFGAVYITLYLIAVRRFPQRLVLIGSVVLVMSILIVGALPINTQAKIPLLPTIASPVKRILPDRIQQRFHLWLDGFDPPTPDTPWWKSDYDDYYEQLVKNDPKFPKMLEDNPELQRSINVDAWFDILAFQPAQATFGIASGGYTGRGLGLGYPELIPVSDSDYVFAAAAEELGLFGGLLITLALIVFAAAGVRTARDSRDMFSRLCSIGLTAFIGFQALVNIGGITRALPMTGITLPFVSHGGFSLITSFTMLGILMAFSHRNAMDQYRDTIKPPLEGSPANIAV is encoded by the coding sequence GTGAAGAATCGCACTCTGTTCCATCTGCTGCTCCTTTCGGCTATCGTCGTACTGACGGCGGTCGCTCACTATTCCATATATTACGGTGCATTGATACGCGGCTACGAGACCGGCTTTATGACCGCGTTTCGAAATGTCGCTCTGATCGGCCTGCTGGCGATACTGCCGATACCGATCAGGTACTTTCTTCGCTACCAGGGCAATTGGACGATGTACACGGCTTGCGTCCTTCTCTTCTCGATCGGGCTGACCGTTCAGTATCGGCTGTTCTCTGATCGTGAATATGTTGCCGACATTCCCGCGGCAGAACGTGCAAAGGTTGAGAGTGCGAACCTCACCGATAGAGAAAAACGGAGTCAAATGCTGAAGCTGAAGCTTCAGGCTATTGCACGTGAACGCGATGCAAAGATCCGAACAGTGCAGATGCGGTACATAAAGGAGAATTATTCGCCCGAAAAGAAACAAATGATGGGGCTGCCTCCGACGCCTGCTGAACCGGTCGACCTATCGCAGGAGACCTTTCGGCCTGCCGGCGGTACACTCTCCGGCGTCGCCCTTTCGGGAAATACCCTGATCCCGATATTTGCGATATTCTTGATGGTCCTGGCGTTCCTTGCGATGCGGCGCGAGGACACGCTTACGTTTCTGAAGAACAACGGATTCCTGATCGTCCTGCTTACTCTTCTGCCTCTGCTTTTTGCTGCGATCACTTCGCGAGCCGGAAAGTCGGTTGGCAATATGACGCCTTGGGAACCGGCAAAGATACCATTTCTTATAGGCTTTGCGGCTTTGCTTGCGGCTCTTTACCGCAATCTTTCACGAACATATTGGGGCATTCCACGTGCAAAGGATGTTCTGCCGCTGCTCTTTATGGCATTAGTTCCCTTTTTGCCGTTCTTTGTTCTGAAGGACTTCGGGCAAATGATGGTGTTCGGTGCCGTTTATATCACGCTCTACCTGATAGCGGTTCGGCGGTTCCCGCAAAGGCTGGTCCTGATCGGCAGCGTTGTTCTTGTGATGTCGATCTTGATCGTCGGGGCTCTTCCGATCAACACTCAGGCAAAGATCCCTCTGCTTCCGACGATAGCGTCACCCGTAAAGAGGATATTGCCCGACCGCATCCAACAGCGTTTTCACCTTTGGCTTGACGGTTTCGACCCGCCGACGCCCGATACGCCTTGGTGGAAGTCTGATTACGATGACTACTATGAGCAGCTGGTAAAGAATGATCCGAAGTTCCCGAAAATGCTTGAAGATAACCCCGAGCTTCAACGGTCCATAAATGTCGATGCGTGGTTCGACATCCTTGCCTTTCAGCCTGCACAGGCGACGTTCGGCATCGCTTCGGGCGGCTATACCGGCCGCGGGCTCGGACTTGGCTATCCCGAATTGATACCGGTATCCGACAGCGATTACGTCTTTGCCGCCGCTGCAGAAGAACTTGGACTTTTTGGAGGTTTGTTGATAACCTTGGCGCTGATCGTTTTCGCCGCAGCGGGTGTCCGTACCGCACGTGATTCACGCGATATGTTCAGCCGGTTATGCTCGATCGGCCTGACAGCTTTTATCGGATTTCAAGCCCTTGTAAATATCGGCGGCATCACACGGGCGTTGCCGATGACGGGGATCACGTTGCCGTTCGTCAGCCACGGCGGCTTCAGCTTGATAACGAGTTTTACGATGCTCGGCATCCTTATGGCATTCTCACATCGAAATGCTATGGACCAATACCGTGATACAATTAAACCTCCACTCGAAGGATCTCCTGCAAATATTGCTGTCTAA